One genomic segment of Theobroma cacao cultivar B97-61/B2 chromosome 6, Criollo_cocoa_genome_V2, whole genome shotgun sequence includes these proteins:
- the LOC18596527 gene encoding uncharacterized protein ycf23, producing the protein MHSSICMSISPSSNTALKYSLNSFLGNFLPSKPYAHVRRSACVTTAKALLSTTKEAALKDFHERRALKIISGLQNFDRNNVASVVTAADKGGATHVDIACDPELVKLAISLTSLPVCVSSVDPAAFSAAVEAGALMVEIGNYDSFYETGVVFSPEQILKLTKETRSILPSVTLSVTVPHTLSLPDQVKLAELLEREGVDIIQTEGGKCSTPSKSGVLGLIEKATPTLAAAYSISMAVRIPVMCSSGLSAVTAPMAITAGAAGVGVGSAVNKLNDVIAMVAEVRSIAESLSTVADRQTTTRERSFNI; encoded by the exons ATGCATAGTTCAATCTGCATGTCAATTTCTCCTTCTTCTAACACTGCTTTAAAATACAGCCTAAACTCTTTTCTTGGTAACTTTCTCCCTTCAAAACCATATGCACATGTCAGAAGAAGTGCTTGTGTAACTACTGCAAAAGCACTTCTATCAACTACTAAAGAAGCAGCGTTGAAAGACTTCCATGAACGAAGAGCTCTCAAG ATTATCTCAGGGTTACAGAATTTCGATAGAAACAACGTGGCTTCAGTTGTTACTGCTGCAGATAAG GGGGGAGCAACTCATGTGGATATAGCTTGTGACCCAGAATTAGTGAAACTGGCCATTAGCCTAACTTCTCTTCCG GTTTGTGTTTCATCAGTAGATCCAGCTGCATTTTCAGCAGCTGTTGAAGCAGGAGCATTGATG GTGGAGATTGGAAATTATGATTCCTTTTACGAAACAGGTGTAGTTTTCTCTCCAGAACAG ATACTAAAGCTCACAAAGGAGACAAGGAGCATTCTTCCTTCTGTGACCCTGTCAGTAACCGTGCCTCACACACTTAGCCTCCCTGATCAG GTCAAGCTTGCAGAGCTGCTGGAAAGGGAAGGTGTTGACATTATCCAAACTGAAGGAGGCAAATGTTCCACTCCCTCAAAATCTGGTGTCCTTGGTTTGATTGAGAAG GCTACACCAACTTTAGCAGCAGCATATTCTATTTCAATGGCTGTAAGGATTCCCGTTATGTGCTCATCTGGACTCAGTGCAGTTACAGCACCAATGGCAATCACTGCAGGGGCTGCCGGTGTG GGTGTGGGCTCAGCAGTCAATAAGCTCAACGATGTCATAGCAATGGTTGCAGAAGTCAGAAGCATTGCTGAATCATTGAGCACAGTAGCTGATAGACAAACGACAACCAGGGAAAGGAGCTTCAACATCTAG
- the LOC18596526 gene encoding high mobility group B protein 14 codes for MAKKATKSKKSRSSSTSAASAKNPSTPSNQKMVLRVKSSEKMKRSAQQSVVSEREKRRTSKSRPKSKQKKKNTRIDAKMPKKPPTAFFYFLEDFRKEFQEQNPDIKSMRDIGRACGEKWKTMTYEEKVKYYDIATEKRAEFDRAMAEYIKRKENGEDQETEDDSEFDE; via the exons atggCAAAGAAAGCTACAAAGTCGAAAAAATCTCGTTCATCTTCAACCTCCGCTGCATCTGCTAAGAACCCCTCAACACCCTCCAATCa GAAAATGGTGTTAAGGGTAAAATCAAGTGAGAAAATGAAGAGGTCAGCTCAACAGAGTGTTGTTAgcgagagagaaaagagacgCACGTCGAAGTCAAGGCCCAAATCGaagcagaagaagaaaaacacaCGAATTGATGCTAAAATGCCcaagaaaccccctactgctttcttttacttctt GGAGGATTTTCGTAAGGAATTTCAAGAGCAGAATCCAGATATTAAGTCAATGCGCGAT ATTGGGAGGGCGTGTGGTGAGAAGTGGAAGACAATGACATATGAG GAAAAggttaaatattatgatatcGCAACTGAGAAACGAGCAGAGTTTGATAGAGCCATGGCagaatatattaaaagaaag GAAAATGGTGAAGATCAAGAAACTGAAGATGACTCAGAGTTTGATGAATAA
- the LOC18596525 gene encoding 3-oxoacyl-[acyl-carrier-protein] synthase I, chloroplastic codes for MRASINKSSGQYFSFNSIHKQSSLVLFCLLLFSVVPANSNFPQHTKSTHAFFFLSFSFVSLFTSLSSPPLLPPSTMQALQAPSLRGSPLNPLQKPNPNPHFSNVSRLRPRPTKRFSSITASSPTVSAPKREKDPKKRVVITGMGLVSVFGNDVDAYYDKLLAGESGIGPIDRFDASKFPTRFGGQIRGFTSQGYIDGKNDRRLDDCLRYCIVAGKKALEDADLGGDKLSKIDKERTGVLVGTGMGGLTVFSDGVQNLIEKGYRKITPFFIPYAITNMASALLGIELGFMGPNYSISTACATSNYCFYAAANHIRRGEAELMLAGGTEAAIIPIGLGGFVACRALSQRNDDPQTASRPWDKDRDGFVMGEGSGVLVMESLEHAMKRGAPIIAEYLGGAVNCDAYHMTDPRADGLGVSSCIERSLEDAGVSPEEVNYINAHATSTLAGDLAEINAIKKVFKNTSDIKINATKSMIGHCLGAAGGLEAIATVKAITTGWLHPSINQFNPEPSVEFDTVANVKQQHEVNVAISNSFGFGGHNSVVAFSAFKP; via the exons ATGCGAGCGTCCATAAATAAGAGTAGTGGccagtatttttcttttaattccatTCACAAGCAGTCGAGTTTGGTTCTGTTTTGCCTGCTTTTGTTTTCGGTTGTACCTGCCAATTCCAATTTTCCGCAACACACGAAATCCACACAcgcctttttttttctctcgtTCTCTTTTGTGTCCCTCTTCACTTCGTTGTCATCGCCCCCTCTGCTACCTCCCTCAACCATGCAAGCTCTCCAAGCCCCATCGCTTCGAGGTTCCCCTCTAAACCCTCTCCAAAAACCCAATCCCAATCCCCATTTTTCCAATGTATCGAGGCTTCGACCAAGGCCGACCAAGAGATTCTCTTCCATTACCGCTTCGTCGCCCACAGTTTCCGCTCCCAAGCGCGAGAAGGACCCCAAAAAACGGGTCGTCATTACGGGGATGGGCTTGGTTTCCGTTTTTGGAAATGATGTCGATGCTTACTATGATAAATTGCTGGCTGGAGAGAGTGGGATCGGACCTATCGACCGTTTCGATGCTTCCAAGTTTCCAACTCGGTTCGGCGGTCAGATCCGGGGATTCACTTCTCAAGGGTACATTGATGGAAAGAACGATAGGAGGCTTGACGATTGCTTGAGGTACTGCATTGTTGCGGGCAAGAAGGCGTTGGAAGATGCTGATCTCGGGGGTGATAAGTTATCTAAG ATCGATAAGGAGCGAACTGGAGTTCTTGTTGGAACTGGTATGGGTGGTCTTACAGTGTTTTCTGATGGTGTTCAAAATCTGATAGAGAAAGGTTACAGAAAAATAACACCATTCTTCATTCCTTATGCCATAACAAACATGGCATCTGCTTTGCTTGGAATTGAGCTTGGTTTCATGGGTCCcaattattcaatttcaactGCTTGTGCTACCTCCAATTATTGCTTCTATGCTGCTGCTAACCACATCCGTCGAGGTGAGGCTGAATTGATGCTTGCTGGTGGAACAGAAGCTGCAATTATTCCTATTGGGCTGGGGGGTTTTGTTGCATGTAGGGCATTGTCTCAAAGAAATGATGATCCTCAAACTGCATCAAGGCCGTGGGACAAAGATAGAGATGGCTTTGTTATGGGTGAAGGTTCTGGAGTGTTG GTAATGGAAAGCTTGGAGCATGCAATGAAAAGAGGTGCACCAATTATTGCTGAGTACTTAGGCGGAGCTGTTAATTGTGATGCTTATCATATGACTGATCCAAGAGCTGATGGTCTTGGGGTGTCTTCCTGCATTGAGAGAAGCCTTGAAGATGCTGGTGTGTCCCCTGAGGAG GTTAACTATATTAACGCACATGCAACTTCTACCCTTGCTGGTGACCTGGCTGAGATAAATGCTATTAAAAAAGTATTCAAGAATACATCAGACATCAAAATCAATGCAACAAAG TCTATGATAGGGCACTGCCTGGGTGCAGCGGGTGGTTTAGAAGCCATTGCCACTGTGAAGGCCATTACGACAGGATGGCTGCATCCCTCCATAAATCAATTT AATCCAGAGCCTTCAGTTGAGTTTGACACTGTTGCCAATGTAAAGCAGCAGCATGAGGTTAATGTTG CAATTTCCAACTCGTTTGGATTTGGTGGACACAACTCGGTCGTGGCATTTTCTGCTTTCAAGCCATGA
- the LOC18596528 gene encoding cation/H(+) antiporter 15, whose protein sequence is MDPDIENAEHNEINNASIQCFILNITKHNGIWQGDNPFTESLPLLVTQLAAILILTRSLYHLLKPLRQPRIISDILGGILLGPSALGTTIYFADLFPTINVITVETLAYMALVFHMFLVGLEIDLNVIGRISKKAISFTVTGLLFPFTVGIGFFYLLHAYWEHDQSQGYEVNVQGSFLWAAALAVTSFPVVSGILSDLKVLNSDIGRLAMPIALVSDMGSWVLIVIVIPFCANPTNAPYIITTTIAYVLACVYTFRPFLAWIIRRTSKGKDQNYSKFYLCFVLVGVVLSAFVTDVTGTHSIVGAFVFGLILPTELALVLIERFEYFVSGLLMPVFFAVSGVRVDIFKISEWRLVLLIVVWLCAVKIISFLPISLVSDIKPKDSFALGLLMNTKGVWAILIIHTGLDRGVLQDDDYAVMMITILLMTSIVAPIIAAIYKRTNLSTRYERRTIQHANTEAELRILACIHSFCSVPGILKLLDVSQTTQNGHITVFTLHLVELSGCASAMLIVHDSQNRRFEDPVFDPDYGDSSETEKIVNAFREYDNKNRNISIQSLTAVSPFVAMHGDICSLAEDKHATFLILPFHKRATKEGNLPEINAAFRDINKNVLLNAPCSVGIYIDRGLQETAGAKSNNKIHQIAMVFLGGPDDCEALAYAWRMAKNPGVRLTVIRLLEMDTMDFPNGKASMLSSRSYLDRQREIADEYINEFRLRTVGEELIHYEEKILLNGEELAVTLKEIENKFELFIVGRREGLESPLTTLLVTRVDCPELGVIGDLLANSNSATGSVLVVQRFIDSSQGIEDLVATPRSSMHGTVREVGSGRLSTVSGIGLGMYTRQK, encoded by the exons ATGGATCCTGATATAGAAAATGCTGAACACAATGAAATAAACAATGCCTCTATTcaatgttttattttgaatataacCAAACACAATGGAATTTGGCAAGGTGATAACCCCTTTACCGAGTCTCTCCCTCTCTTGGTCACCCAACTCGCCGCCATCCTAATCCTCACTCGCTCTCTTTACCACCTTCTCAAACCCCTCCGTCAACCCCGCATCATATCGGATATTCTT GGTGGCATCTTGTTAGGTCCATCTGCATTGGGGACGACAATTTACTTTGCAGATTTGTTTCCCACAATAAATGTTATTACAGTAGAAACGTTGGCGTACATGGCCCTTGTTTTTCACATGTTCTTAGTTGGCTTAGAGATTGACCTAAATGTCATCGGGCGCATAAGCAAAAAGGCAATAAGTTTCACTGTGACTGGACTTCTTTTCCCCTTCACCGTAGGGATTGGCTTCTTTTATCTATTGCATGCTTATTGGGAACATGATCAGTCTCAAGGTTATGAAGTTAATGTACAAGGTAGTTTTCTATGGGCTGCTGCACTAGCAGTCACGAGCTTCCCTGTTGTTAGCGGAATTTTATCGGATCTCAAGGTACTGAACTCAGACATTGGACGACTGGCAATGCCCATTGCCCTTGTCAGCGATATGGGCTCTTGGGTTCTTATAGTCATTGTCATCCCATTCTGTGCTAATCCCACAAATGCACCATACATCATCACTACAACAATAGCCTACGTATTAGCCTGCGTTTACACATTTCGTCCATTCCTTGCATGGATCATTCGCCGCACTTCTAAAGGGAAGGACCAAAACTACAGTAAATTTTACTTGTGTTTTGTTCTTGTTGGGGTTGTACTGAGTGCATTTGTGACGGATGTGACTGGAACTCATTCCATTGTTGGGGCTTTCGTATTTGGGCTTATTCTGCCTACTGAGCTGGCGCTTGTGTTGATCGAGAGGTTCGAGTACTTTGTTTCAGGGCTTCTGATGCCGGTATTCTTTGCAGTTTCTGGGGTTAGAGTCGACATCTTCAAAATATCAGAGTGGAGGCTTGTATTGCTTATCGTAGTTTGGCTTTGCGCTGTTAAGATTATTAGTTTCCTACCAATTTCTTTAGTCTCTGACATTAAGCCTAAAGATAGTTTTGCTCTCGGATTACTCATGAACACAAAAGGGGTATGGGCGATTCTTATCATTCACACTGGCTTGGATAGAGGG GTTTTGCAAGACGATGACTATGCGGTAATGATGATTACAATTCTATTAATGACCAGCATAGTTGCTCCTATCATTGCTGCCATTTACAAGCGGACCAATCTTTCTACAAGATACGAGCGTAGAACTATACAACATGCTAATACAGAAGCAGAGCTGCGAATCCTCGCGTGCATCCATTCGTTTTGCAGTGTACCTGGAATATTAAAGCTCCTTGATGTATCTCAAACTACCCAAAATGGTCATATCacagttttcactcttcaccTTGTTGAGCTCAGTGGCTGTGCATCAGCTATGCTTATAGTGCATGACTCACAGAACCGCAGGTTTGAGGATCCTGTCTTCGACCCTGACTATGGTGATAGCTCTGAAACGGAAAAAATCGTCAACGCCTTTAGAGAATATGACAACAAGAACCGCAATATCAGCATCCAATCCCTTACTGCAGTTTCTCCTTTTGTGGCTATGCATGGGGATATTTGTAGTCTAGCTGAAGACAAGCATGCGACATTCTTGATCTTACCATTCCACAAGCGAGCCACAAAAGAGGGGAATCTCCCGGAGATAAATGCTGCTTTTCGCGACATAAACAAAAACGTGCTTCTCAATGCTCCTTGTTCTGTAGGAATCTACATAGACCGTGGCCTTCAAGAGACCGCAGGTGCCAAATCCAACAATAAAATCCATCAAATAGCCATGGTATTCCTTGGTGGACCTGATGACTGTGAAGCATTAGCTTATGCATGGAGGATGGCAAAGAATCCAGGAGTTCGCCTAACGGTGATAAGATTATTAGAAATGGATACTATGGATTTCCCAAACGGCAAGGCCTCAATGCTATCCTCAAGATCATACCTTGACAGGCAAAGGGAGATTGCTGATGAGTACATAAATGAGTTCAGGCTACGAACTGTTGGGGAGGAACTTATTCACTACGAAGAGAAGATTTTACTTAACGGAGAAGAGCTGGCTGTGACattgaaagaaatagaaaataaatttgagcTATTCATTGTAGGGAGAAGGGAAGGGTTAGAGTCACCCTTGACAACACTGTTAGTTACCAGGGTCGATTGTCCAGAACTAGGGGTCATTGGTGACTTGTTGGCTAATTCCAATTCTGCTACGGGTTCAGTCCTGGTGGTGCAACGGTTCATTGATTCTAGCCAAGGCATTGAAGATTTGGTTGCGACACCAAGGTCGTCAATGCACGGAACAGTACGGGAAGTCGGAAGTGGGCGGCTATCGACTGTGAGTGGTATTGGGTTAGGGATGTACACGAGGCAGAAATGA